In Nymphaea colorata isolate Beijing-Zhang1983 chromosome 13, ASM883128v2, whole genome shotgun sequence, one DNA window encodes the following:
- the LOC116266707 gene encoding LOW QUALITY PROTEIN: proline--tRNA ligase, chloroplastic/mitochondrial-like (The sequence of the model RefSeq protein was modified relative to this genomic sequence to represent the inferred CDS: substituted 1 base at 1 genomic stop codon), with translation MPYSFIEKEAAHVEGLSPELALVTIGGGKELEEKLVVRPTSETIVNHMFTQWIHSYRDLPLMINQWANVTRWEMRTRPFVRTLEFLWQEGHTAHATEIEAEKEALQMIDIYTKFAYEEAAMPVITGQKSRLETFAGASRTXTIEEMMGDRKALQAGTSHNLGQNFSHAFGTQFMDENGQRQYVSQTSWAISTRFIGGIIMTHGDDAGLMLPPRIAPIQVIIVPIWKKSDEKAGVLSAATHVEEALKSAGVKVKVDSSEQKTPGWKFNFWEMKGVPLRIEIGPRDVSNGSVVISRRDIPGKQGKVFGISMEPSTLVPYIRDRLQDVQASVLERAITFRDSNIVDVSSYDELKAAIAEGRWARGPWSASDAEELRIKEETGATIRCFPFEQPEGLKTCFMTGNRANEVAIFAKSY, from the exons GTTTGAGCCCAGAATTAGCACTGGTAACAATTGGTGGTGGAAAAGAACTTGAGGAAAAGCTCGTG GTTCGACCAACTAGTGAAACTATTGTGAACCATATGTTCACCCAGTGGATTCATAGTTATCGGGATCTTCCTCTCATGATTAATCAA TGGGCAAATGTCACAAGGTGGGAAATGCGCACAAGACCATTTGTGAGGACTCTTGAATTTCTCTGGCAGGAGGGGCATACAGCTCATGCAACAGAAATTGAAGCAGAGAAAGAG GCATTGCAAATGATTGATATTTATACAAAATTTGCTTATGAAGAAGCTGCAATGCCTGTCATTACAGGACAAAAGTCCAGACTTGAAACATTTGCAGGTGCTTCCCGAACCTAAACAATTGAAGAAATGATGGGTGATCGAAAGGCTCTGCAGGCTGGAACAAGTCACAATCTTGGACAGAATTTTTCCCATGCCTTTGGCACTCAG TTCATGGATGAAAATGGACAAAGACAATATGTATCGCAGACATCGTGGGCAATTAGCACTCGTTTCATTGGTGGTATTATCATGACTCATGGAGATGATGCTGGCTTGATGCTGCCTCCTCGTATAGCACCAATACAG GTGATAATTGTTCCCATTTGGAAAAAAAGTGATGAAAAGGCAGGTGTTCTTAGTGCTGCAACACATGTGGAGGAGGCACTTAAATCAGCTGGTGTGAAAGTTAAGGTTGACAGTTCAGAGCAGAAGACCCCTGGATGGAAATTCAACTTCTGGGAGATGAAA GGAGTACCATTAAGGATTGAGATTGGGCCTCGTGATGTTTCAAATGGAAGTGTAGTCATCTCTAGAAGAGACATCCcaggaaaacaaggaaaagtttttggaaTATCAATGGAACCTTCAACTTTGGTCCCATATATCAGGGACAGGCTGCAAGATGTTCAAGCATCTGTTCTTGAAAGGGCTATTACATTCCGTGACAG CAATATTGTTGACGTGAGTTCCTATGATGAGCTTAAGGCAGCGATTGCTGAGGGCAGATGGGCAAGGGGTCCTTGGTCGGCCAG CGATGCTGAAGAATTACGGATAAAGGAAGAAACAGGTGCAACTATTAGGTGCTTTCCTTTTGAGCAGCCAGAAGGGCTGAAAACGTGTTTCATGACGGGAAACCGTGCAAATGAGGTGGCTATATTTGCAAAATCATATTAG